In a single window of the Desulfuromonadaceae bacterium genome:
- the murB gene encoding UDP-N-acetylmuramate dehydrogenase — protein MTKTLMSATLTTQLRNAVDGTIETDVALSQYTTWKVGGRADWLITPCTIAGLEKVLTLLRATAVPWLVVGGGSNLLVKDGGFRGAVIAMHRLRAIDIRSDGQVQVEAGATLAQVITKGIKAGWGGLESLAGIPGTIGGATVMNAGADGVELGSVIREVQLHNGEDRQHWSHDQCGFSYRSSAFQRDSVVTAVTLALTAGDSAQLETRYRERLAARRETHPYGLPNAGSVFKNPPGKVAWRMIDAVGLRGARRGDAQISPCHTNFIVNLGAARAADILALIDFTRQRVAAEFDVELETEVKIVGEDG, from the coding sequence GTGACAAAGACGCTCATGTCAGCCACGTTGACAACGCAACTGCGCAACGCCGTTGACGGGACGATCGAAACAGATGTCGCGCTGTCGCAATACACCACCTGGAAGGTAGGCGGGCGAGCTGACTGGTTGATCACCCCCTGCACTATTGCCGGGCTGGAAAAGGTGCTGACGTTGTTGCGTGCGACGGCTGTTCCCTGGCTGGTTGTCGGTGGTGGCAGTAACCTGCTGGTTAAAGATGGTGGTTTTCGTGGTGCGGTCATTGCGATGCACCGACTGCGCGCGATCGATATTCGGTCTGACGGACAGGTGCAGGTTGAAGCGGGAGCGACATTGGCACAGGTGATCACAAAGGGGATCAAGGCGGGGTGGGGTGGGCTGGAAAGTCTGGCCGGGATCCCTGGGACAATTGGTGGCGCGACAGTTATGAACGCCGGAGCTGACGGCGTGGAACTGGGCAGCGTGATTCGTGAGGTGCAGCTGCACAACGGTGAAGATCGACAGCACTGGAGTCATGACCAGTGTGGTTTTTCGTACCGCAGCAGCGCGTTTCAAAGGGACAGTGTGGTGACAGCCGTTACTTTGGCACTCACGGCCGGAGATTCGGCGCAACTTGAAACCCGTTACAGGGAACGGTTGGCAGCCCGTCGCGAAACGCATCCTTACGGTTTGCCCAATGCCGGATCGGTGTTTAAAAATCCCCCCGGCAAAGTCGCCTGGCGGATGATCGATGCGGTCGGATTGCGTGGTGCCCGGCGGGGTGATGCGCAGATATCGCCTTGTCATACAAACTTTATTGTCAATCTAGGGGCCGCCCGTGCAGCAGATATTCTCGCCCTGATTGATTTTACGCGTCAGCG